One genomic window of Kaistia geumhonensis includes the following:
- a CDS encoding DUF952 domain-containing protein translates to MTEIYKIAPAALWREAEALGRFEGAPVDHTDGFIHFSAAEQLRETAARHFAGIDDLLLVAVDAEALGPALKWEPSRGGALFPHLHAPLDLAHVRSVVPLPRGADGAHVFPAAIP, encoded by the coding sequence ATGACAGAAATCTACAAGATCGCGCCTGCGGCGCTCTGGCGCGAGGCGGAGGCGCTCGGCCGCTTCGAAGGCGCGCCGGTCGACCACACGGACGGCTTCATCCATTTCTCGGCGGCGGAGCAGTTGCGCGAGACGGCCGCCCGTCATTTCGCCGGCATCGACGACCTGCTGCTCGTCGCGGTCGACGCCGAGGCGCTGGGACCGGCGCTGAAATGGGAGCCTTCGCGCGGCGGGGCGCTGTTCCCACATCTCCATGCGCCGCTCGACCTCGCCCATGTCCGTTCGGTCGTGCCGCTGCCGCGCGGTGCCGACGGCGCGCATGTCTTCCCGGCCGCGATCCCGTGA
- a CDS encoding S24 family peptidase codes for MLSHERIWTAIDVLAERHALSVSGLAKRAGLDPTTFNRSKRVGSDGRPRWPSTESISKILEATGESVERFLGIAAGTSAALAEIDRPFRQVPLIGFAQAGAGGFFDDGGFPAGQGWYEVSFPQSRNTEGVYALEVSGDSMMPLYRHGDVIIVSPTAPCHVGDRVVVRTQQGEVMAKVLARRDASRVELASLNPDHAPRSLATHEIDWIARIIWASQ; via the coding sequence ATGCTGTCACACGAACGGATCTGGACGGCCATCGACGTTCTCGCCGAGCGTCATGCGCTCAGCGTCTCGGGCCTCGCCAAGCGTGCGGGCCTCGATCCGACGACCTTCAACCGGTCGAAGCGCGTCGGCAGCGACGGGCGCCCGCGCTGGCCGTCGACCGAGAGCATTTCCAAGATCCTCGAGGCGACCGGCGAATCGGTCGAGCGCTTTCTCGGCATCGCGGCCGGCACGAGCGCGGCGCTGGCCGAGATCGACCGTCCGTTCCGCCAGGTACCGCTGATCGGCTTCGCGCAGGCCGGTGCCGGCGGCTTCTTCGACGATGGCGGCTTTCCCGCAGGACAGGGCTGGTACGAGGTCTCGTTTCCGCAGAGTCGCAACACGGAGGGCGTGTATGCGCTCGAGGTGTCCGGCGATTCCATGATGCCGCTCTATCGCCATGGCGACGTCATCATCGTGTCGCCGACGGCGCCCTGCCATGTCGGAGACCGCGTGGTCGTCCGCACCCAGCAGGGAGAGGTCATGGCCAAGGTGCTCGCCCGCCGCGACGCCAGCCGGGTCGAGCTCGCCTCGCTCAATCCCGATCATGCGCCGCGCAGTCTCGCGACGCACGAGATCGACTGGATCGCGAGGATCATCTGGGCCAGCCAATGA